In Pseudomonas sp. FP1742, the DNA window CGCATACGCCAGGGTGGCGATCAGCATCATCGCGTCGCCCAGGTTCACCCCGTGTTCGAGCAATGCGCCGAGGCTGCCGGACGACACCACCACCAAAACCCCCGCAAACGACAGCACCGCGCCGGCCAGCGCACCGGCGGTCAGGCGTTGGCCGAGGCTGACCATCGCCATGGCCAGCGACATCAATGGCATCAGCGACAAAATGATCCCCATGTTGGTGGCCGACGTCAGCGTTGCGGCGAAGTAGGCCAGGCTCTGATAAACCGCCATGCCGAGCACGCCGAGGATGAAGATCCTCCCCAGGTTTGGGCGTATTACCGGCCAATGGGCGATCACCGGCTTAAGCATGAAAGGCGTGAACAGAATCCCGGCCAGCAGCCAGCGGTAGAAGCCGATTTCGGCGGGAAAGATCGCGCCCACCGCGAGTTTGTTGATCACGGTGTTGCCGGCCCAAATGAAAATGGCCAGCAGGGGATAAGCGTATTGCATCGGGAAAAAGCCAGAACGTTAGTGAGGGGGGATTATCCGCCTGTCTGGATACAAGCCTATACTTCGATCCAGACAACCTGCCCCTGATTCCAGACAGCATGAACAGTAAACACATCGACCTACTGGATTTCAGCGAACTGCCGTCGGCGGTGTATTTCCGCTATGCGGACTTCAACGCCCACGAATTCGCCGCCCCTCACCGGCATCCGTGGGGCACGCTGGAGTACGCGGCCCATGGCGTGTTGCACATGGAAGTCGATGGCAGCCGTTTCATGTCGCCACCGCAGTACGCGGTATGGGTGCCGCCCGGGACCGAGCACAGTTTCTATAGCCATCAGCCGATCAACTATCGCGCGGTCTGCCTGGCGCCGACGCTGTGCCGCGATCTGCCGCAACAGGCCTGCACCCTGGCGATCAGCGACATCCTCAAGGCGATCCTGAAAGACTTCGCCGCCCGCGATGTGAAAATTCCCGAGCACGACGCGGACCAGCGTCTGGCTCAAGTGCTGGTGGACCAACTGCAACAGGCGCCCATGCATGAGTGCTATTTGCCCTACGCCAGCAGCCCCGGGTTACTTGGTATTCTGGAAGCCTTGCAGGCCGAGCCTGGGGATAACCGGCCGTTGGCGTATTGGGCCGGGCAGATTCACGTCAGCGAACGCACGCTGGCCCGGCAGTTTGTTCGCGAGTTGGGCATGAGTTTCGGTGAATGGCGGCAACGGTTGCGGTTTCTGGCGGCGATCGAAGCGCTGGACAGCCGCCGCAGCATTCAGGAAATCGCCTTCGACATGGGTTACAGCACCGGCTCGGCGTTTATCGCGATGTTTCAGCGCCAAGCCGGGTGCACGCCGGAACAGTATCGACGCAGCCACCTTGATAGCAGGTGAACGTGTAACAGGCTTTGTCTACACTCCAGAGCGAGGCCGTACCCATCGGTGCGGTAACAAGGAGAAAACTCCATGAAGATGTTGCGTGCCCCGTTGTTGATGATCGGTCTGCTGCTCTGCTCCCAGGGTTTTGCTGCCACTGCCCAACAGAACAAAATGACTACCTGCAATGCCGACGCTACCGCCAAGAGCCTTAAAGGCGACGAGCGCAAAGCCTTCATGAGCACCTGCCTCAAAGCCGCCCCGGCCGCCGATGCCGCCAAACCCCTGACTCCTCAGCAAGAAAAAATGAAAACCTGCAACGCCGATGCCGCCACCAAGGCCCTCAAGGGCGATGCGCGCAAAGCGTTCATGAGCGAGTGCCTGAAGAAAAAATAAACATCAAAAGATTGCAGCCTGCGGCAGCTCCCGCATGAGATCGCGTTCCCTGTAGGCGCTGCCACAGGCTGCGATCTTTTCGGGGTGACGCCGCTTGTGGGTCTCCGCTCGCTTCGGCGCCGGAACGCTGGCAGACTGCCAATCCTTTCACGTCGTTCGTTTTGAGGCTGTATGTCAGCGTTTTCTCAGCGTCAGGTCTTGTTGCTCATCAGTTGGGTCATCATTTTTGGCGGTTTGCTACTGGTGATCCCTCTGCGATTGCTGCCCAGCCTGCTGGCCGGGTTGTTGGTATTCGAACTGGTCAACATGCTCACGCCGCAATTGCAACGGCTGATCGAAGGCCGCCGTGCGCGCTGGTTGGCGGTGGCATTGCTGGGAACATTGGTGGTCAGTGTGCTGGCGCTGATCTTTGCCGGCGCGATCAGTTTTCTGCTGCACGAGGCGGAAAACCCCGGTGCTTCCCTCGACAAATTCATGGGCGTGGTCGACCGGGCACGCGGGCAGCTGCCGCCGTTCATCGACGCTTATTTGCCGGCCAGTGCCGCCGAGTTCCGAGTGGCCATCGGCGAGTGGATGAGCAAGCACTTGAGCGACTTGCAACTGGTGGGCAAGGACGCGGCGCACATGTTCGTGACGCTGCTGATCGGTATGGTGTTGGGGGCGATCATCGCCTTGCAGCGCGTGCCGGACCTGACCAAGCGCAAGCCCTTGGCCGCGGCGCTGTTCGACCGCTTGCACCTGTTGGTCCAGGCGTTTCGCAACATCGTGTTCGCGCAGATCAAGATTTCCCTGCTCAACACCTTTTTCACCGGAATTTTCCTCGCGGTGATCCTGCCGATGTTCGGGATCAAGCTGCCGCTGACCAAAACCCTGATCGTGCTGACCTTCCTGCTCGGCTTGTTGCCGGTGATCGGCAACCTGATGTCGAACACCTTGATCACCATCGTCGGCCTGTCGCTGTCGATCTGGGTGGCGGTGGCGGCGCTGGGTTATCTGATCTTTATCCACAAGCTCGAATACTTCCTCAACGCGCGCATCGTCGGCGGGCAGATCAGTGCCAAGTCGTGGGAGTTGCTGCTGGCGATGCTGGTGTTCGAGGCCGCGTTCGGCCTGCCGGGGGTGGTGGCAGGGCCGATTTACTACGCGTACCTGAAGAGTGAGTTGAAGCAGGTGGGGATGGTTTGATCCGGCAGATGTGTCGCCTGAACTGACCCCTTCGCGAGCAAGCCCGCTCCCACATTCGACCGAGTTCCTCCAGATGGAATGCGGTCGAATGTGGGAGCGGGCTTGCTCGCGAAGGGCGCACCGCAGAACTTACGTCAGGCCAAAGTGCCGTAGCGCTTCATCGCCTCGATCGCCAACCCGCTACCGATGCTGCCGAAGATATTCCCCTCAACATGCTGCGCCTTCGGCAACATCGCCGAGACGCTGTTGCGCAGTGCCGGAATCCCGCTCGAGCCGCCGGTGAAGAACACCGTATCGACTTGATCGACCCGCACATTGGCGTCGTTCAGCAATTGGGTCACGCTGTTGCGCACCCGCTCCAGCAGATTGTCGATGGCCGACTCGAACAGTGCCCGGGTCAACTCAACGCTCAAACCCGGTTCGATGCGGTCCAGCGGCACATGGCGGCTGTCGGCATGAGTCAGCTGAATCTTGGTTTCTTCCACTTCCATCGCCAGCCAGTGCCCGGCGCGCTGGTCGATCAGCTTGAACAGGCGATCGATGCCGCCGGTGTCTTCGATGTCGTAGCGCATGCTGCCCAGGGCCAGGGTCGACTTCTGTGAGTACACCGAGTTGATGGTGTGCCAGGTCGCCAGGTTCATGTGGTGGCTGGTGGGCATGTAGGCGCCGCTTTTCATCCGGCTGCCGTAGCCGAACAGCGGCATCAGGCCTTGCAGGCTCAGCTGTTTGTCGAAATCGGTCCCGCCGATGTGCACGCCGCCGGTGGCGAGGATGTCGTCATGACGGTTGTCATGTCCGCGTCGCTCAGGGGACAGGCGCACCAGCGAGAAGTCGGACGTACCACCGCCGATGTCGACGATCAGTACCAGCTCTTCCTTTTCGATGGTGGATTCATAGTCGAACGCCGCTGCAATCGGTTCGTACTGGAACGAGACTTCCTTGAAACCGATGGCACGGGCCACGTCCACCAGGGTGTTTTCGGCTTCCTGGTCGGCCAGTTCATCGTCGTCGACGAAAAACACCGGACGGCCTAGCACCACTTCCTCGAACTCCCGACCGGCGGCGGCTTCGGCGCGCTTCTTCAGCTGGCCGATGAACAGCCCGAGCAGGTCCTTGAACGGCATCGCCGTGCCGAGGACGCTGGTGTCGTGCTTGATCAGTTTGGAGCCCAGCAGGCTCTTGAGCGAGCGCATCAAGCGGCCCTCGTAACCTTCCAGGTACTCGTGCAGCGCCAGCCGGCCGTACACCGGGCGGCGTTCTTCCATATTGAAGAAGACCACCGAGGGCAGGGTAATCTTGTCGTCCTCCAGCGCGATCAGCGTTTCCATGCCGGGGCGCAGCCAGCCGACGGTGGAGTTGGACGTGCCGAAGTCGATACCGCAGGCACGGGCTGGAGATGCGTTTTTCATGTCTTTCAAGTTCCGGTTAAAAAACGGCCGCGCAGTGTATGTCAGTGCGGCGCAGATTCGAAGGCCGACTATCTGTTAAATCGCATTGATCTGCGCTTGAAAGATGGGCCATCGCCCCCAAACTTCCCTGCATAGGTTTGGCAATCCTTGGGCGACAGCAAGAACTGCGCCCGGTTGCCGATAAACTACTGATGCGCTGCCCGGTCACAAAGTTGAGATTGATCAATTCAAACGCTGTAAACCAGAGCATGCTGTACCGAGCGGCGCGATTTCGATAATGGATGGTGATTCCCTCGATGGACTTCAAAGACTATTACAAGATTCTCGGCGTGGAGCCGACCGCGGACGATAAGGCGATCAAGGCCGCCTATCGGAAGCTGGCGCGCAAATACCATCCCGATGTCAGCAAGGAAAAGGACGCCGAGGCCAAGTTCAAGGACGCGTCGGAAGCCTATGAAGCGCTGAAGAGCGCCGACAAGCGCGCCGAATACGACGACTTGCGCAAATACGGTCACCACGGCCAGCCGTTCCAGGGCCCGCCGGGTTGGCAGAGTCGTGGTGGTTTCGGTGGTGGTGGTCAGGACACGGGCGATTTTTCGGACTTCTTCAGTTCGATCTTCGGCAACCGTGGTTCGGGTTTCGGTGGTGGTGGACGGTCGGGCCATAGCGCCGGTCGTCGAGGGCAAGACGTGGAAATGGAATTACCGGTTTTTCTGGAAGAAACCCTCTCGACCGAATCGAAGAAGGTCAGCTTCCAGGTGCCGCAGTACAACGCTGCCGGCCAGCATGTCAGCAACACCAGTAAAAGCCTGAACGTGAAAATTCCCGCCGGCGTGACCGACGGCGAGCGCATCCGCCTCAAGGGCCAGGGCGCTCCGGGCATCGGTGGCGGGGCCAATGGCGACCTGTACCTGACCATTCGTTTTTCGCCGCACCCCAAATTCGATGTCGAAGGCGAGAACCTGATCATCACCTTGCCGCTGGCACCGTGGGAGCTGGCGCTGGGGACCGAAGTCGCGGTGCCGACCCTGACCGGCAAGATCAACCTCAAGGTGCCGGCCGGCAGCCAGAATGGCCAGCGCATGCGCGCCAAGGGCCACGGCCTGATGCACAAGGCCGGGCACCGTGGTTACCTGTTCGTGCAGCTCAAGGCGGTGATGCCGAAAAAACTCGACCATGACGTCAAGGCGTTGTGGGAGGAGTTGGCGAAAAAAGCCGCTTTCGATCCGCGAGAGAATTTTTGATTCCGAGATAAGGAGGAGCCCAATCATGAGCGACCCCGTGATCGTTCTATTGGACCTGGCAGAATTCTGTGAGGCGACCGAGTTGTCGGACGTGCATGTGATCGAGATCGTCGAACACGGCATCCTCGAACCACAGGGGACAGAGCCCAAGAATTGGCGTTTCACCGACTATGAACTGGTACTGGCCAAGCGCGCCGCCAAGCTGCGGCGCGACCTGGAACTGGAATGGGAAGGCGTCGCCCTGGCGCTGGACCTGCTTGACGAGGTCCAGCAACTGCGGGCCGAGAACCGCATGCTCAAGCAGCGGTTGGGGCGGCTGGTGATCGAATAGCTGTAAACACTAAACCTGTGGCGAGGGGGGCAAGCCCCCTCGCCACAGCGGTCCCAAGGCGTCACACCTTCCTGGGCAACACCACGGTAAACAGTGTGCCCTCGGCCTCACTGGAACTGACCTCGATCGTCCCTTCATGGGCATCAACCACTTCCTTGACGATGAACAGCCCCAGGCCAAGGCTGGTGCTCGGCCCGCCGAGTTCTTCGTCGGCACTGCGTACCAGTGGATCGAAGATTGTGCCGATGACCTCGGGCGGAATCGGCGTGCCGTCGTTGTGCACGGTGAGCCGAACGCTGTCCGCTTCGCCCATGAGAGTCAGTTTGATCACGCTGTGGTTCGAACCGTGCTGCAAGGCATTGCCGATCAGGTTCTGCAGCATTTGAGCGAGCCTTCGGCCATCCCAGACACCCCGGGTATCGCCTTCGACGCTCAGTACCGGATCGCATTGCGGATGAGCAGCGCAAGCCTGGGCAATCGCTTCGCGAGCCGTCTCGGCCAGGTCCATGGGCGCCGGTTCGATCGGCAGGCGCTTGCCCAGGCGACTGCGCACCAGTTCCAGCAAATCGCTGACCAGCACCGCCATGTGCCGCGCGCCATCCTTGATGTTGTTGGCACAGGCCAAAGCATCGCCTTCAAGGGGGGCTTTACGCAGCAGTAACTCGGCGGACATGCTCACTGCCTGCAATGGCGCTCGCAAGTCATGCCCGAGTATCGCCAGAAACAGATCCCGTGAATGGTTGACCTGTTCGGCATAGGCGGCGGTGGATTCGGCGAGGGCCTCATCGATGGCTTCGTTGAAACGGATCATGTCCTGGAAATAGGTCAGGTCCGGTGACTCCAGGCTGTCGACCCACAACCGAATCACACAGGCCCGCAAATGGCGGAACTCGCTGGTCATCTGCACCAGGTCGAAGCCCACGGTATGCCGCAGTTCGCCATGGCTGGCACCCGCTTCATCCAGGCTTGGGGTTTTCTCCGGGCCTTCGCCCTTGGCCTTGGCGAGCTGTTCGCTGGCGGTTTGCGCGGTGGTCATGTCCCGCGCTGCCGCCAGCAGAATCGCCTTGGCGTGATCGCGCAAGGCTGCTCGATCCATGTACTCGGCCGCCGGGGTGATCGTTCTGGCGAACTGTTCCCATTCATCGACGATACGGTCCACGTGTTGCCTGATGAATTCGGATAAGCGCATGGCCGTTACCTGCCTGGAGAGTCTGGGCATCTTAGCCTCTTTGTAGATCGGTAAAAACTACCGCTGACACGCCGGATCATGCTTGCATGTCTTGCAGGTGGTATTTATATGTTTTTTAGATTCTTAAGTTGGAAGGTGTTGTTTGTTTTGTCGCTGTTTTCCAACAGTTATTTAATCTTTTGTTTTTGCAGGTATTGAATAAGCTTGGCATTCTTCTCAAACGCATAGGGATACATGCGCAATGAATGAATTGTCAGAAGGGGGCGTTTCCGATATCTCTCAAGAGATGCCGGCAGGCGCCAATGTTTATTTGAATTATCTTGCAACTAAAGTTCCCGCATTCATAAAGAAGCCGTCTGTATCAAGGTTTGTATCAACTACCGATATCAAACCCGACGTTCCCGAGTGGTACATCAAGGCAAGTGCTATCAACCGTCAATATCTCAACGAACTCATCAGTGAGCGCTGGCGGTTGCAAGACAGTCTGGATGACACACTGGGCGATTTACAAAAGGACATCAATAAGTTCGCCGAACCCTTGCTTGTTCAGGCCCTGAAAGAAAAGCTGAACCTGGATCTGGATGTTCATGCGACATCGGTACGGCTGTATATTCCGGCGCTCCTGGGTTTTGGCGTCGACACCAATGCCAGTCGGCTCAGGCAGTCAACTCTGCTGGAGGCCGCCCTCCATAACTTCGAAGACTCTGAAACCCGTGCTGGCGCCTTTCGTGATGGCTCCGGCATTTTCACTGCCGACGCCGAAGGAGCCCTGACGCGCCATTCGTTGACCATCGAAAGTTTTGCGAGCCTTTGCAGGGATCTGGATCTCGGTGGGCAATATCAGCGGCACATCAAAGGGTTGCTGGCCCCTTCGGCGGTTGATGCCAAGGCCTCGCTTGAGCAGCACTTCATCGGGACCGAAAAGGCCGCGTTCAATGAGTCAGCGCTGATTGCCTATTTGAAGAGTGATATCACTTCTTATGCATATGGCAAGTTGCAGCAACTGCGAGACAACCAGACAAACGTCACGATGGGCAATCGCCCGTTACAGTCTCATCGGCTGACTCTTTTGGGCGTGAAGCTGTCGGGTATCGTGTTGTTCAGTGCAGTGGCTGATCCGACACGAGTAAAGCGAATCTACAACAGCCTGGTTCCGGCAGACCAACGAACAATGATGGAGTGGTCGCGCAAACTGGCCATTTTACCCGGGCAGGAGTTTGATCAATTCAAACTGCTCAAGGCCTTTTTTGCCAACGGGCCAAGCGGTGTGGTCGACGAGATGCTGGGCAGGAACGATATTTTCACGCAGAGCCGGCTCGATGGCGCCTTGATCGCCTACGTACCGGACGACCCTGAACATCCCTTGAAGGAATATCCGTCCTTTACCGACTTCATGAAGGAGCTGACGAGCCAGTTGCGCTCGTCGGACTATCAGCAGTTCTTCAGTCGGTTCGTACCGCAAAAAGACCAGGGCAGGTTTTTCGCTCGCGTCAGGGAGCGCTTCAGCACCTTCACCTGGCAGCAGCGGGAACCGTTGGACATGGGGCCATGGTGGCGGGAAACCGCAGTGGAAAATCCCGACGCAGAGCCGATCACCCATGTGATCGAAGGCGCGCTCTGGCCTCAGCTCAGTCGATGGCGGCGCGACAAGGCCATCGCCGATGCGCGACATATCGCCGTGCCCACAGGCGACGAAGATGCCAATGCCCGCTGGGCGCGGCTGAGGAGTTACGCGAACATCGGCTGGAATGTGTTCAACTTCGGCGCAATGCTGGTGCCGGGCCTGGGAGAGGCCATGTTGGGCGTGATGGTCGGGCAAATGCTGCTCGAAACCATGGAGGGCATTGAGGACTGGAGCAAGGGAGACAAGGAAGAAGCGGCGGCGCTTCTGTGCGGTGTCCTGATCAATGCTGCCCAGTTGGCAATCATGGCGGCAGGGCATGTTTTACCCACGGGCGCAGCGGCGGCGGTCCGGCCTTCATCTTTTGTCGAACAGCTGAAGCCGGTGGTGCTCGCTGACGGCAAGACCCGTCTCTGGAATCCGGACCTGAGTCCGTATGAACATCAAGTCAGTCTGAGTCCGGATACGAAGCCAAACGAGCGAGGCCTGTATCTGCACAACGATCAGGAATTTCTGTCGATCGGCGGTAAATACTTTGCAGTGCAAGACGATCCACTCACGGGGCAACCGCGGATTCTCCATCCGGATCGAGCGATGGCCTACCAACCGAAGCTTGAACACAATGGCGCCGGCACCTGGCATACCGAGCTCGACCGCCCTGTCGAATGGACCTCGACCGAACTCATGCGACGGTTGGGGGCGAGGGTAGAAACGTTCGACGATGCAACGCTTGAGCAGATCCGGATCGCCAGTGGCGTCGAAGCAGATGTGTTGCGTCGGCTGCATGTCGAAAACGAAGCACCGCCGGCGTTGCTGGTCGACACAATTGAACGGTTCAAGACGTGGGCGGACACGGGGAAGCTGCCACAGAGCGGTCTGTCGTCATCAGACAATGCCAATGTGCGGGTGCTGCAGGATGCTTTTGCGCAATTGCCCGACGGCGTGGCCGAGGAACTGCTGGCCGCCGCTGACCCGGCGGATTTGCGAGTACTGGCCGAACAAAAGCGCATTGCCTTGCACCTGCGGCAACAGGTGCGGGCGGCCTTGCTGGAGGTACGTTTGGCGCGCGCCTATGAAGGGCTGTTCCTTGACTCGATGCACGCTCCTGATACGCAAAGGCTGGCGCTGCACACCCTGGGGACCTTGCCGAACTGGCCGGGCGACGTGCGCATTGAAGTTCGCGAACATTCGTTCACCGGGCTCCTGCGCGACAGCATCGGCCCGGAGAACGCACGTACGCGCAAAGTGCTGGTCAGTACGGACGAGGGCTATGAAGCGCGGGATGCCGAGGATAACCATCTGCGGGGTGCCGACGATCTTTTTTCATCCGTCTTGCATGCCCTGCCCGACGCCGAACGCAAAGCGCTGGGTTACGAGATCTATCAAGGCGCGACCCTCAAACGCACTGTTCAAAATGCCCCGTTGGCGCGTGACAAGCTGCGCCCGATGCTGGCGGACAATCCTCTGCGCAAGCCCGCCTACGATCCCGAAACGATGAAGTTGCGCGGTGGCATGTTTGCCTCTCAGGGCATTCGACAACTGACCGGCCGAGTGACGCCGCAGGAGCGGGTCAGGAGTGTGCGCCCCGGGTGGACGGAAACCGAGGCCCAGGCTTACCTGGACGGCGGGGGCGACGACGTTACCCCGGAGCAGCGGGCAAGCGCACTGGAGGCGGAGTTCGATCGCCTCAATGCCAATTTCCGGCACTGGCTCAATTTACCCACCGAAGCGTTCAGGTACAGCCCTGCCGGCATTGCCGAATGGCAGACCCGAAACTCGATCTACACAACCATTCGCCAGTGCTGGCAGCACACCGGGCCCAGGGATGTGGACCCTTTGGGAAATCGGTACGGGACAGCGCTTGATTTCAGTAACGTTCCCCTGGGGCGACACTTGGGAAGCATGCCTCTGCTGGAAGCCGATTTTCAGCACGTCACCAGTCTGAACTTGCTGGGCACTGGAATGAACGATGCCCACGTCACTTTTCTGGTTCATTTCCCGAAACTCCGTTCGCTGAATCTCACCGGTAACCAGCTCACGCAATTTCCTCGTGCGGTGGGGCGAATGCGTGGGCTGACCGAACTGAACCTCGGCGATAACCGGATAGTGCTGGATGCCCAGGGAGCTACCTACTTGAGATGGCTCTCCCGGCTGAAAAGTCTGGATCTGCAAGGAAACCCGTTGGGGAGAGTGCCCGATATCGGTGGGATGCGCATGCTGCATACCCTGATGCTGGGTGACACCGGGATTAATACCTGGCCGGACGGGCTGTTCGCTCAACCCAGGTTCCGGCACTTTTACCTGAACCTGCAGCGCAACGAACTGACCGTTATCCCGCAGGTGACG includes these proteins:
- a CDS encoding dermonecrotic toxin domain-containing protein, giving the protein MNELSEGGVSDISQEMPAGANVYLNYLATKVPAFIKKPSVSRFVSTTDIKPDVPEWYIKASAINRQYLNELISERWRLQDSLDDTLGDLQKDINKFAEPLLVQALKEKLNLDLDVHATSVRLYIPALLGFGVDTNASRLRQSTLLEAALHNFEDSETRAGAFRDGSGIFTADAEGALTRHSLTIESFASLCRDLDLGGQYQRHIKGLLAPSAVDAKASLEQHFIGTEKAAFNESALIAYLKSDITSYAYGKLQQLRDNQTNVTMGNRPLQSHRLTLLGVKLSGIVLFSAVADPTRVKRIYNSLVPADQRTMMEWSRKLAILPGQEFDQFKLLKAFFANGPSGVVDEMLGRNDIFTQSRLDGALIAYVPDDPEHPLKEYPSFTDFMKELTSQLRSSDYQQFFSRFVPQKDQGRFFARVRERFSTFTWQQREPLDMGPWWRETAVENPDAEPITHVIEGALWPQLSRWRRDKAIADARHIAVPTGDEDANARWARLRSYANIGWNVFNFGAMLVPGLGEAMLGVMVGQMLLETMEGIEDWSKGDKEEAAALLCGVLINAAQLAIMAAGHVLPTGAAAAVRPSSFVEQLKPVVLADGKTRLWNPDLSPYEHQVSLSPDTKPNERGLYLHNDQEFLSIGGKYFAVQDDPLTGQPRILHPDRAMAYQPKLEHNGAGTWHTELDRPVEWTSTELMRRLGARVETFDDATLEQIRIASGVEADVLRRLHVENEAPPALLVDTIERFKTWADTGKLPQSGLSSSDNANVRVLQDAFAQLPDGVAEELLAAADPADLRVLAEQKRIALHLRQQVRAALLEVRLARAYEGLFLDSMHAPDTQRLALHTLGTLPNWPGDVRIEVREHSFTGLLRDSIGPENARTRKVLVSTDEGYEARDAEDNHLRGADDLFSSVLHALPDAERKALGYEIYQGATLKRTVQNAPLARDKLRPMLADNPLRKPAYDPETMKLRGGMFASQGIRQLTGRVTPQERVRSVRPGWTETEAQAYLDGGGDDVTPEQRASALEAEFDRLNANFRHWLNLPTEAFRYSPAGIAEWQTRNSIYTTIRQCWQHTGPRDVDPLGNRYGTALDFSNVPLGRHLGSMPLLEADFQHVTSLNLLGTGMNDAHVTFLVHFPKLRSLNLTGNQLTQFPRAVGRMRGLTELNLGDNRIVLDAQGATYLRWLSRLKSLDLQGNPLGRVPDIGGMRMLHTLMLGDTGINTWPDGLFAQPRFRHFYLNLQRNELTVIPQVTPGSASAELLARTVLNRDPPWLSADNLETLRGYIRSVGLDPDRPYPPRGVRDSLEWEEGLTRPEWVAKQDVWNSVEDEFGSVPFFNKIRQLTQSSHFKHDLAFRKDMTSKVWRMLEAMSRDSELRRNLFVMGRDEVTLCVDAGAQLFNAMGVEVLIHEAYELGNPALVEAELVQLARGKSRLDELSRIAHKEVAERLQNGEQFRVVDADGRVSGSIDEVEVHLAYMTDLAERLDLPWQSRDLQFRTHTGVTPEMIESAYQRVLALEAGDLLRDSIIEQPFWETFIQRLNRSAFKVFRRRIDATTEFYMALDKRATEPNLSVEAKAALKEELRVLAAELGKPESAIAPGEVMTDEAYAAELEAINTEMKALMKTLTQQAMDRAKLQRVEIPFTVEPSH
- a CDS encoding sensor histidine kinase KdpD, coding for MRLSEFIRQHVDRIVDEWEQFARTITPAAEYMDRAALRDHAKAILLAAARDMTTAQTASEQLAKAKGEGPEKTPSLDEAGASHGELRHTVGFDLVQMTSEFRHLRACVIRLWVDSLESPDLTYFQDMIRFNEAIDEALAESTAAYAEQVNHSRDLFLAILGHDLRAPLQAVSMSAELLLRKAPLEGDALACANNIKDGARHMAVLVSDLLELVRSRLGKRLPIEPAPMDLAETAREAIAQACAAHPQCDPVLSVEGDTRGVWDGRRLAQMLQNLIGNALQHGSNHSVIKLTLMGEADSVRLTVHNDGTPIPPEVIGTIFDPLVRSADEELGGPSTSLGLGLFIVKEVVDAHEGTIEVSSSEAEGTLFTVVLPRKV
- a CDS encoding DMT family transporter, which gives rise to MQYAYPLLAIFIWAGNTVINKLAVGAIFPAEIGFYRWLLAGILFTPFMLKPVIAHWPVIRPNLGRIFILGVLGMAVYQSLAYFAATLTSATNMGIILSLMPLMSLAMAMVSLGQRLTAGALAGAVLSFAGVLVVVSSGSLGALLEHGVNLGDAMMLIATLAYAVYSTLLKKWQLRLPPLVLLYLQVLVAVVVLFPLFLASPKIGPTLHNIPLVLYACLLASMLAPLAWMQAVVRLGPSRTTLFFNLLPLITALIAAVVLHEQLALYHLVGGVLTLGGVILSERWTTVLGRKNSVA
- a CDS encoding AI-2E family transporter, which codes for MSAFSQRQVLLLISWVIIFGGLLLVIPLRLLPSLLAGLLVFELVNMLTPQLQRLIEGRRARWLAVALLGTLVVSVLALIFAGAISFLLHEAENPGASLDKFMGVVDRARGQLPPFIDAYLPASAAEFRVAIGEWMSKHLSDLQLVGKDAAHMFVTLLIGMVLGAIIALQRVPDLTKRKPLAAALFDRLHLLVQAFRNIVFAQIKISLLNTFFTGIFLAVILPMFGIKLPLTKTLIVLTFLLGLLPVIGNLMSNTLITIVGLSLSIWVAVAALGYLIFIHKLEYFLNARIVGGQISAKSWELLLAMLVFEAAFGLPGVVAGPIYYAYLKSELKQVGMV
- a CDS encoding Hsp70 family protein; this translates as MKNASPARACGIDFGTSNSTVGWLRPGMETLIALEDDKITLPSVVFFNMEERRPVYGRLALHEYLEGYEGRLMRSLKSLLGSKLIKHDTSVLGTAMPFKDLLGLFIGQLKKRAEAAAGREFEEVVLGRPVFFVDDDELADQEAENTLVDVARAIGFKEVSFQYEPIAAAFDYESTIEKEELVLIVDIGGGTSDFSLVRLSPERRGHDNRHDDILATGGVHIGGTDFDKQLSLQGLMPLFGYGSRMKSGAYMPTSHHMNLATWHTINSVYSQKSTLALGSMRYDIEDTGGIDRLFKLIDQRAGHWLAMEVEETKIQLTHADSRHVPLDRIEPGLSVELTRALFESAIDNLLERVRNSVTQLLNDANVRVDQVDTVFFTGGSSGIPALRNSVSAMLPKAQHVEGNIFGSIGSGLAIEAMKRYGTLA
- a CDS encoding DnaJ C-terminal domain-containing protein, yielding MDFKDYYKILGVEPTADDKAIKAAYRKLARKYHPDVSKEKDAEAKFKDASEAYEALKSADKRAEYDDLRKYGHHGQPFQGPPGWQSRGGFGGGGQDTGDFSDFFSSIFGNRGSGFGGGGRSGHSAGRRGQDVEMELPVFLEETLSTESKKVSFQVPQYNAAGQHVSNTSKSLNVKIPAGVTDGERIRLKGQGAPGIGGGANGDLYLTIRFSPHPKFDVEGENLIITLPLAPWELALGTEVAVPTLTGKINLKVPAGSQNGQRMRAKGHGLMHKAGHRGYLFVQLKAVMPKKLDHDVKALWEELAKKAAFDPRENF
- a CDS encoding PsiF family protein is translated as MKMLRAPLLMIGLLLCSQGFAATAQQNKMTTCNADATAKSLKGDERKAFMSTCLKAAPAADAAKPLTPQQEKMKTCNADAATKALKGDARKAFMSECLKKK
- a CDS encoding helix-turn-helix transcriptional regulator; the encoded protein is MNSKHIDLLDFSELPSAVYFRYADFNAHEFAAPHRHPWGTLEYAAHGVLHMEVDGSRFMSPPQYAVWVPPGTEHSFYSHQPINYRAVCLAPTLCRDLPQQACTLAISDILKAILKDFAARDVKIPEHDADQRLAQVLVDQLQQAPMHECYLPYASSPGLLGILEALQAEPGDNRPLAYWAGQIHVSERTLARQFVRELGMSFGEWRQRLRFLAAIEALDSRRSIQEIAFDMGYSTGSAFIAMFQRQAGCTPEQYRRSHLDSR
- a CDS encoding chaperone modulator CbpM; protein product: MSDPVIVLLDLAEFCEATELSDVHVIEIVEHGILEPQGTEPKNWRFTDYELVLAKRAAKLRRDLELEWEGVALALDLLDEVQQLRAENRMLKQRLGRLVIE